CCTCCACGCCGCGAACGACGAGCTTCGCGACCGGCTCGTGCCTCTGAACCGGCGCTACCCGCTCGCCGCGCTGCGAGCTGCCTGCGAGGAGTACCTCGCTCGGCGCAGGCGGCGGATCTCCTTCGAGTGGGCGCTCATCGACGGCGTCAACGACGCTGGGGCGGACGCCGCGCAGCTCGCGCGCCTCGCGGGGCCGCTGCGCGCCCACGTCAACCTGATCCCGTTGAACCCGACCGCCTCGGGCGCGGCCGGCGGCCTCGCCCCGAGCCCGCCCGCTCGGGTGCGGGCCTTTCGCCGCGCCCTCGAGGAACTCGGCGTCAACGCGACCATCCGGCGCACGCGCGGCCGCGAGATCGATGCGGCGTGCGGGCAGCTCGCTGCCCGCGCGCCGACGCCGCGTCGCGATGCGCCCGGCGCGCGCACGGGCGGGAGGTCACGCCCCGCTCGCACCGAAGCGTCCGGGTGACGCGTCACCCGGAGGCCCAGCCGAGCGCTCGTCCCTCGGGACCCGCCCGAGCCACCGACGCCGAGCGCTCTCGCCGGGGAGGCCGCGAGGCGGCCTCCCGTGCGCTCCGGTCAGGCGACCCGTCGCAGCTCGGTCCGCTCGAGCTGCTCGGCCTGGTCGTCGAACTTCCGGTGCAGCCCGAAGAAGAACCCGAGCAGCGAGTAGGCGAGCAGGGCAGCGCCGCCGAGCGCGACGCCCGTCAGCGTGACGCCGACCCACGCGTAGCGCAGGTGTGCGATGTCCCAGCCCGTCCACATGTTGAAGTTCGCGAGCCAAGCCAGGGCCACGCCCCAGCCGCCGGCGACGAACGCACGGCCCTCGCGTACCCGGCGGTAGAGGCGCTCGCCGAGCATCGTCAGGGCCATGACGCCGAAGGCGAGGAACAGGAATCCTGCGAAGAAGTGCATAGCCCTCCTTCCTGCAGAGCCAGTTCGTCCAACTGACCTACCTGCATGGTACCGAGCGGTTGCCGAGAACCGATCGGACGCGCCGGCCCCGCCACCGGCGTCGCGACGGTCGGCGCTGCCGACGCCCGCGCTCGCGACCGGCCAGTGCCCGCGCCGGCGCGCCGGCGCCGCTCGGGTGCTTGACCGGCACGCGCCGGTACGCGACGGTCGGGCGATGCACGCCGTCCACGGCCGCGCCGCGCCACGGCGCGAGCGCTCGGCGCCCGCAGGCTGCACGGCGCCGGTCACGCCTGCCGTGCCCTACTCGGTGCGCGTCAGCCCGCGGGCCAAGCACGTGCGCCTCACCCTGAGCCCGCACGACGGCCTCACGGTCGTCCTCCCGCGAGGCGTCGATCCCACGACGGCCCCCGGGGCGATCGAGAGCCGGCTCGCCTGGCTGCGCCGAGCGCAGGCTCGCCTCGGGCTCGACGACGCCGCGCTGCGCGAGCTGCAGGTGCGCCACGAGCGGCCCACGCAGCTGGCGCTGCGCGCCCTCGGCGAGACCGTCGTGATCGAGTACGCGACCCCGTCGCACCGAGCCGCGCAGGCTCGCTGCATCGGGCACGGGCCCGGGCGCCTGCTGGTCACCGGGCGCAGCGCCGACCCGGACGCCATCGCGGCTGCGCTGCGCCGCTACCTCGCGCGCCGCGCCCGCGCTGCGCTCGAACCCTGGCTCCGCCGGCTCGCGGCGGCACGCGACATCGCGGTGCCGGCGGTGGTCGTGCGCGCCCAGCGGACCCGGTGGGCCAGCTGCTCGGCGCGCGGGGTCATCAGCCTCAACCGCAACCTGCTCTTCCTGCCGGAACCGCTGGTCACCTGCGTCTTGCTCCACGAGCTGTGCCACCGTCTCGAGCT
The sequence above is drawn from the Acidimicrobiales bacterium genome and encodes:
- a CDS encoding M48 family metallopeptidase; this encodes MHAVHGRAAPRRERSAPAGCTAPVTPAVPYSVRVSPRAKHVRLTLSPHDGLTVVLPRGVDPTTAPGAIESRLAWLRRAQARLGLDDAALRELQVRHERPTQLALRALGETVVIEYATPSHRAAQARCIGHGPGRLLVTGRSADPDAIAAALRRYLARRARAALEPWLRRLAAARDIAVPAVVVRAQRTRWASCSARGVISLNRNLLFLPEPLVTCVLLHELCHRLELNHSPRFWRLLAEQVPDLAERDAELATAWKLVPRWAR